CGACAATAGATGGAAACAGTAAACAAAAAGTTTATGTATGAGCCCAACTAAAGAAATCTAATTGATAAGAATGGtcagaaaaatgaaagtatctGAATTCTTCAACAAGAACAATACTCATATTCCTTAGTTTGTACAAAGTTTGTAACTCTAGCATAAGTTAAATAATTGTATTGCATATTGTGAAATTGACGAAACATTTTGACTTTAGGTCCTTTCTTTTAGCACCATTTAGGCTTTGCAACCAATTATCCAGAAAAATGGCAAGGAGTCACTATCTGTAGCCCCGTCCTTGCTTAGGCAGATTCCTTGAAGAATAATTTTGCATTTGAATACGTTAACAATTCATTTGGGTGAAAGTAAAATTGGTTTAAGCATGAAATAATTCAACTGCAAATTCCAGAAATTATGTGTTAAGCTTTTCTTATTACAAATGGCAAGTACAGCCGTCAGAATTGTCTCATAAATTTACATATACTAttttatttgggataatttcggaaacctcaggagaggtttctgacagtTTCACTTACCTCTCTTCAGGTTTGAATAATTATATTAATCCTTTTCATGCAGTAAAATGACTATAATATTTTTCACTTATAAATAATTCTTAAAAAAATCTACAAGTATAATTAGTTTTTCATTCTAAAGCAACGCTTGCCgtatagaaaaaatatttttctctcTCTGACTCTCTCTCTTGCATCTCATAATCCACTTTTTGTTCCACAGCAGCCATCTCATTTGATACATCTCGAATCCTCATAATTATAGAAACAaatcctctctctttttttgttgttttccatttttttataagtattattgaattaaaatttccaaatgaCAATTTGTGGGGGCAGATTTGTTGTCAAACTAAATGAAGATGAAAAGGATGGCGGTGATATAGAGTacagacaagaaaataaaaagtgaTGGCTAAAATGGAACATGGATTGAGGAAGGTTACGTTATTATGTCGATTGTGCCAAAAAGATTTTTGGGATATAAAAATTGCAATCGAATTTTCCTAGAGATATGGGATGTGTTTTCTAGTATTGCTTTTGGTTGCTCTGTGTTGGTATTCTTGGTGGGTTAGATTATTTTAGCATAAAAAAGGTTGCAGTCATTTGGATAGTGACATTGATCAATTGAAATAATGaatttagggaaaaaaaatttgaggcCAAAGATTAGGTTGGAGGCAAACTTTAATTGTTATAGTTAATTTGCACAGGAAGTTTTGGGAAGGGAAGTAAGCTGTCAAAATTGTGAGAATGTAGAGATTAAATTGAAGTGGCTTGTTTAGTTCGTTAGACTAATGGTTATGCTGCTTGCGATAGTTGTAGTGTGGAAGAAATTGATGAGTGAGTTTTTCCCTCTTCTAACAAAGAGGTATTTTAGAATTTTTGAGGACAAATTTAGCATATTGGATTTATATTGTTATTAAAATGTTAATAATAGAGGTggtaggtgtaatttttttaaactaaaaGGGAGCTACTTGCAATAGTTAGAAACCTGaagggaggtttatgaaattatacCATTGTATGTTTGATCGAATGTTTGCCAACACTTGCTGCAGATGAATGAATCAGTTTACTACTGTCCTCTATAGTCCAGAATTGACAACTAATAAAAAAGATATAATCCGTAAGCTGGGAAACCAAACTATCATGCCTTTATGCTATTTTTAAATGGCTTAATTCCACTTTTTACTCTCAATCTATAAATGCACTTCCACTTCAGTttttaaacttcaattttgggCACTTTATCCCTAAAGTAGGAAATTCATCCTAATTTAGTccttaaattttaaattaaggCACTTAACCTCCTAAAGTATGAAATTCGTCTCACAACCAAAACAAATGGAATAGTTGGTAAGTGGTGCTCAAAATTTAAGGACTAAAATGTGTTGGGTATTACATACTTTAAGGGGTCAAATGTAGAAAATTGAAGTTCAAGAATTAAAGGGATAGATTTCATACGTTGGGGGTTAAAGTATTCAAAATCAACATTGAACAATTCAAGTGGGATCAGGTAAATAGTTTAAGGGTTCAAAGTGGAATTGACCCTTTTTAAATCGTTGCCATATTGGAAATACGATTAGTTCTAAGTTTTAGAGATAAGAGATATGGGAAAAGTTGTAGTGGGATCATTTGGATCGCTATTAAAATAAAAGGAGTAAAAGATCGGCCATCGGCTGCTTTGTTCGAAGACTGAATTAGATTGACCTTTCAGCTGATAATCGGACGACAATTTTATTGATTATATTTGTCTTATTATATCCATGTGGGtctattttatatttttagtgATTAAAATATTGGACCAAATGATTCGAGTCTGAAAATATTGGGAAAACGATGAATTTGtttgtacattttattcctcgtacctttttttcatatttgaaaTGAAGGATTTAGTTTTTGGATTTTACAAACAATACATTTTGATCAACACTACAAATTTTGGATGTTTCTTGGTCCTCCGGGCCTGTGGGGGATAAATCCTACGACAAACATTCTAGGGGCTAAAAATGAAAGTCTTTAATCCATCCTCTTCATCAACTAATAAAGGGCGCAAGCCTTTTATTAGCCCCAACGATGTATTTTCTTTTAATAGGGGCTAAACCTATTGTATTTTCTTTGTAGCCCCAACGATGTTGGTCACCTAATGTGTCTGCAGTTCTTAACAAATAGACGGGAAGGAGTATAGGACAATTGATGATATACCTGCATCCGAATGGGAAAGGTGTTTGGCCACTAGGAAGGATAGCGGGATGAGCTGGGATTTTAGCCAAATACTTTGCTTTTAATATCAGGACCGGAAAGAAAAAGAACGTGAAGCAAATATCCCAGAAATGTCTAGAGATCAAAGTAGATTAATCGTGTAATGCACTCATGCACAGTATAACAAAATTTTAGGACTATTAATGAGTTGGGTCAGTCAAAGCCCAGCTCAAAAAAAGCCTGCTGAACCAATTGTTTAGTTGGAGCGGATAGAGATTGaggttaaatattaaatttgaattgaatgTATGTCGAGCTTTGGCTTTGCTAGGCTTACACCCAATTAAAGCCTAGCCTGTGtataagtataattatatacataaaataatataattatatCTATAATTTGtaattatacatattataacataaaatattagtaatatatataaatttataataattataattattaaacgtatattaaatacaattatGAGCTTGGCCTAAGTCCGATTTCAGGCCGAAACTCATAAAATTATAAGTCAAGTTTGAGCCATCTAATCTAGACACGAGTTCGAAATTCCAAAAGCTCTATTTAATTTGTGAACTGAGTTTAGACTTGCAAAAGTCTGGCTAAGAGAACGCGATTGATAGccctaaaaaattttaaatgatGATCTTCTAGTGGTGGAGTCAAGACTAACAATCAGTGGCTACAGCGTACATCTAAAATGGTGTCATAAgtttcttttttgttgtaaaatctttaaatttattattttatttaaagagtaattagttttgtgtttTAGCAGAACTAAGAAAATAGTTGTTTAGAGAGGTAATATGAGGGGATTAAGATTTCGCATAGTACAGTGGGCAATGGTAAGGGAAACAAGTATTCTTCAAAACTGAAAGGTGTTAATTTGCTAAGTTTCATGCATGTTCAAAATCTTGCAAAGTCAAGGGGCTCAACACAGCTTGCTTCGCCCGGACTCCATGTTCTTCATACATTCTTGGTTTTAGCCACCGTTGACAAGATTAATTTTTGTCTTCTATTGATAGGACTTCGTTGGTCCAATCAAATTTAGCTGCAGAATGAATTTTAAACCAGTTAAAAGTGGACAAGGATTTATTTCATTTGTCTCGGTTAAATTCTTGCAACGTCAAAATAGACCAAGAAATCAAGCAAAGCCAATAAAATCTCGTGTTGGGTTGTCAGTAAGTTTAACAGATTGTAACCAACGTTTGGCTTATCTTCTTGTTCTCTTTTTCTGTACTTTATGTAAAACCGCTTAATAATTTCCATTCAAAAACATGTTAactttttgttttagtttcaTTTTGAGATCTTAATCTTGAATGGAATATGCAAATCAAAATGTACAAGTTGCTATACTTTATTTGCTTGCTGTTGCTTCTTTCGACATTTTCAAACATATTGTATTAGTAACCTAACAAAAAATTCCTGAATAGAAGTTAAGTAGAACGTGTTGGTCAACTTAGTAAAGCCTGGCTTGGCTATTTGAGCAGCTGCTAAAATATACTTATAAAATGTAAAATGTTGCTTTCAgtgaaattttcagaaataTTATCTCTATTGCTCGTTCCTAATTGGAATGTTAATGCAATTACGAGTTGACCAGATTACATGTTCGGGTTAATTTTGAACTTGGTACTAAGAATTTTTTAGCATGCGATAGTCTCATGGGTGATAATCGAATGTTTAGTGGTCGCGGAAACATATATTACTGATTTCTTAAAACGGCCCAAATACATAATTTTGTGGTATTTTAGTACTTATTTATTGCCAGAATAAGAATTAAAATGGGAGAACAACATCTAAAGGGCACTACTAAAGCGAGTTGACATCATAgtgaatttttcattttcttaatGATCTTAACATCTAAACATGTAATCCCATCTTCTCAAGTATAGTTTGGTCAAGTCAAATGTAGCAGATTAAAACTTGCGCAGTCATGCTCAAAAAGGTATAGCCATCTTAATTGCTTTTTTTATACTTTTTTATCCTAATTATTGAGAACATAAGAACACATGTAAATAGAGGATTAACTGCAAGCCAAACAAATTTGGAATAGTATAACTTTTTGTTTTAGGAAGTCATCTACCTCTATCCAAGCATATATTAATCTCCTTTTATGGCATGAGAGACATAGTTACCCCACCGTTTACATGATCAGGAAATTAAACAATATTTTTGCCATTGATACCCATCCATAAGCCGTCTGGTAATCCGCAGCTCAAACTTGTGTCGCTCCCTTTCCTTCTAGACAGATTGAGAGGAAAAATGTCCGAAATTCAGATTGTGGCTGCGCTGACTTTTCGGTGAATCAACGCAGGTATGTTCCACATGGCGGGCTGTATCACGCTCTGACCTCCTATGGCAGAACCTAACAAGGCGTATTTGGAACCGTGAGCAGCTGCTTCTCACCCACAACACTTGGGCAGAAGAATTTATTTATTGGCATCGTACTGCTAATAACTTCCGCTTGCACGGATATGCTTACGCAACCCTGCAATTGCTCCCAGCAGATTACAACAATAACAATGAGGGTATCTCCTGTACCCGTCTTGCGCTGTCTGACCACTACCTAGCAGCAGGTTTATCCAATGGTTCTGTGTGCCTTTTCCATGTTCCCAATAGGCTTCATGTCTCAACATTCCATCCTCATCACCGTGATCGCCTAGGACGCTTCTCCAGCTCTGTGTCCGGAATCATCCTATCTGATACTCAGGTCGTGTTTGCCTCACTCGATGGTGACATTCATGTTGCAATGATTAACTATCCCAACCCCCCACGCCGAGCTCATCCAGGGGAAGTTGTCAATGACGGTGCTTTGGTGGACTTCACAGGATGTAATCGGTGGTGGGTTGGCCTTTATGCAGGTGCCTGAATTCTATCATTAGTATATAAAGATATAATAGTGTAGCAACATTTCAATGTACTTGtaattattttttctaattcATGTAATAAGTAATCATGGTATATATGAACCTTCTTTCTTGTTCTGCAGGTGTTCCTGGGCGTGCTTTTCACGTGTGGAATAGCGAGACTGAAGAGCTAGTTTTTGTTGGCGGTTCGCTGACTGATCCAGAAGCTGTAATGGGGTGGCATTTACTTACTGATCAATTGACAGAATTTGTGGGCCGAATCAGAGTCACAAGCCATGAAGCTGCAGTGGGATGCACAAACCTTAGAGTCGTGGTTTTTGATTTAAGAAACCCGGATATCATATTGGGAGAGGAAGTGTTTCAGAGGGAAATTGTAGTAGGTTGTGTCGATGCTAGTGGTCAATCATTCATGGTAGTGGATAACCGTGGTTCGGCAAGCGTTCGGCTAGTTGGCACATTGGAGGAAGTGTGTAGATTCACCATGAGGGGAGCCTCGCAGAGGGATGTTTTGGGGTGCATGAATGGTGGATATGCAATGCTATGCACCGCAGGTGTTATTAGGGTATGGAACATAGAGAATGGAGAATATTTGTACAGTCTTAGAGAAAGAATAGGCGACGCGAATGCCCTAGTTGCTGATGAAAGGCATGTGGCTGCTTGTTCCAGGGATACCACAATTCACCTATGGGATTTTGGAGCTCAATAAGATGGGGCATGGAATGTGAACTTTCTTGGCCTTTCTTCTGACTACAGATATCTGGAACCTTTAAAAGTTCATTGATTGGGAATTCGTAGGCCATTTTTAAGCGTCTAACAACGGGTTGACATTGTATTCCTGTATAGTGGTCGTGTAGTTTGACGCAGACACCGGACTTCCTAGCAGATTTTGTACGCAAATTTTATTTGAAAGCCACAATTTTGCTCTCGTACTTGAGACGGTGTTTTAAAAATTAAACTGGATTGGTCGGTCGAATCATGAACTGGTCATGTTTACAATTTGGTTTAATAGTTGGCCCGAAAATTTAATCTAATCAGTCAAACTTGATCAAGAATTAGTTGAACTAGTAAAAATCAAGAGGTTCAACTGGAGTTcgctaaatttttatttttataaaagaaTATTTGAATTGTATTCAAATTTTTAATactcaaataactaaaaaaTGATTAAACTTTTAAACCGGAGTTGAATCGATTGAACCAATTGAACTGTGAATTTGGAGCTCTCTTCTATTTAACCTTTTGGTCTAGGTTTGAAAAACAATGACTTAAAATGATATCATTCAattggtttttttcttttttacggTTTTGCATTGCCAGAACAGATAATTGGTTTGATTTATGATCACTTTTATAAAGACGTGCAAATCTTTCGAAAACCTATATAATTGTCTACAGGCATTTTTGAAGATCTATGTTTATGTCTATATTTGTGCATGTCAATACTCAGTAGCACGAGACTTGCCGAAATTAACTCAGACCAGTCATAATTTCGTGACTCTAATTTTAGAATCTAGACCCAACTGAAACTTAGAGATTGGAAGACAACAAAGTGTTGCAAGTCAATAGGACAAGATTTGTCAAAATTCAACTCAAACATAGCAGGTAGGGTAAAATCCGATGATAGGAACCTGCCCGAAGGTATGAACTCATATCTTACGAAGTCCTGAACCTAGACGAAAAATCAAGTTGATTTGCGAAACTCTTGATCTTTCTAAACCACGAAGTTATGAACTAAGAAAGTTTCTCAACCCACAACTTAATAATTTAGCGTACCAAAGTTATTTGTAGAAGAATGCCACAACTAAAGtgtatacttgattgataagttcgattgAATACCCTCAAGAAACTTTCAAGTATTCAAGATAGGTTCTCTTGAACAAGAGAAAGTGATAAAACTCACGTTATTTGCTGGAAATTCTAAATAATCCTAAAACATTGGAAAGATAGGCTATTTATAGTCTTACAATGACTTAAAACCCTAATATGATTTGGACTCACTTATTGACCTATAACTAATGACTAGAATTCAGTTAACACAAAGACAATGTTGGCCGAATTATTGCACTGAAAATTAACAACTAAAACAGCAAGGTAAATGACAAATAAACCCATGCTTAATAACCATAAACAAACGACTTCAATAGCTAAGAAAATTACTAAACTACTCTTTATTTGAGACAAGAAGCTGGAGCAAAGTAACACATGGAAGTTCTTCAAGTTGAAAGCCATCAATGGTCCGCATATTTTCACCAATGTGAATTGGACAGATTGGACATGATTTAAAGCTTGTTGAGCATGACCAGTTTTGAAGATTAAGTAAATGAAATCTTTTATGGATTTGGAAAGGAAGCAGTTCTTCATGTTTGCATCACCCGATTCCCAAGGATACTCGACCCGATAGTTAATTCGATTAGATGATCAATGACTAATTTGTTAGGATTTGACATTGACGAGAGGTTACTGATGGATAACCCAATAAGATTTGATAAACCAATCCTTAACATTCGATATTCAATACGTGACACACACATACACAGATATAACACACACAAAGACaaaagtgtgtgtgtgtgtgtgtgtgtgaaggAATTAGGACCTCCATAAaacatgattattttttttttagtttgtatTCAGTGGGCATACATGTTTGTCTTGTAGACTGTTATTTATTATGCTTTGTATATGACTCCTCATTATTTTGAATCTTCTTTTGAATGACAGTTAAATTTATCTTTCATAAAATGTTGAATTTTTGTATGGCTCTTTGCAAGTTTAAAATTCAACATAGTGTGTTAATTTAACATAATGTATATTGATTTTAGTTTGATTTATTGAATTATTCATATTAGCGAGTAAAGGGTATTTGATGGGTAATCCAAACTTgaaacgagagagtttggtaatGAGAGTTATAATCCAAACGAGAGAGTTTAGTAATGAGACTTAAAATCCGCTGGAATACCTGATAggatttgacaaaaaatttagATACGTGGATTAGGATTTGATAagagcaatttttgaaaatatccAACCCGCTGTCGTCTCTATTCAAATCCATCATGTTTTTGTTCAAGTATATATACAGATACTGACCTAAGCCAAACTCAGAGATAATTACGCAATTATGTGTACCAATAGAGTCAAACTTTTGTATAATCTATACGTAGACACTACACGCACATGAACATATACAAAATACTCAAACTACTAATAATTTGCGCATATTGTAAGATCttagctgaactgggccctgctctTGATTGCTAACCTACTCGAGTCAGGattgggctcggtcgggtaggttggaactgtgacgccccgcggcagaagaaaagggaaacatttctggtgaatagagttttgtggagaatccggccagaagccgtgcaaattccttatatttttcttaaaaattcccttttcttt
Above is a genomic segment from Coffea eugenioides isolate CCC68of chromosome 5, Ceug_1.0, whole genome shotgun sequence containing:
- the LOC113769988 gene encoding transcriptional regulator STERILE APETALA, translating into MSTSPSSSEEVGGRDGGRGGDGGGELEGPSISRSRRRFGNRVWPAPFLEALAAQVSIDASRSTGRLSAAPALCSLFQVCSTWRAVSRSDLLWQNLTRRIWNREQLLLTHNTWAEEFIYWHRTANNFRLHGYAYATLQLLPADYNNNNEGISCTRLALSDHYLAAGLSNGSVCLFHVPNRLHVSTFHPHHRDRLGRFSSSVSGIILSDTQVVFASLDGDIHVAMINYPNPPRRAHPGEVVNDGALVDFTGCNRWWVGLYAGVPGRAFHVWNSETEELVFVGGSLTDPEAVMGWHLLTDQLTEFVGRIRVTSHEAAVGCTNLRVVVFDLRNPDIILGEEVFQREIVVGCVDASGQSFMVVDNRGSASVRLVGTLEEVCRFTMRGASQRDVLGCMNGGYAMLCTAGVIRVWNIENGEYLYSLRERIGDANALVADERHVAACSRDTTIHLWDFGAQ